In the Malania oleifera isolate guangnan ecotype guangnan chromosome 1, ASM2987363v1, whole genome shotgun sequence genome, one interval contains:
- the LOC131150548 gene encoding calcium-dependent protein kinase 2-like, which translates to MGLCLSKTKVSEPEDNGYRSGGGNDYNYKRTQEPYVYQSAGAAQQSHQSPLKPSFMAPSPRPVRRPDTILGKPFEDVKAHYTMGKELGRGQFGVTYLCVENSTGHKYACKSISKSKLVTKNDKEDIKREIHIMQHLSGQSNIVEFKGAYEDRQWVHVVMELCAGGELFDRIIAKGHYSERAAASICRSIVNVVHICHFMGVMHRDLKPENFLLSSNDENALLKATDFGLSVFIEEGKVYRDVVGSAYYVAPEVLRRRYGKEIDIWSAGIILYILLSGVPPFWAETEKGIFDAILQGQIDFASEPWPSISNSAKDLVKKMLTPDPKKRITSAQVLEHPWIREGGEASDKPIDSAVLSRMKQFRAMNKLKKLALKVIAENLSEEEIQGLKAMFTNMDTDKSGTITYEELRTGLARLGSKLTEDEVQQLMEAADVDGNGTIDYFEFITATMHRHKLERDEHLHKAFQYFDKDNSGHITRDELEMAMKDFGMGDEATLREIISEVDTDNDGRINYNEFCAMMRSGTQQPSKLF; encoded by the exons ATGGGTCTGTGTCTGAGCAAGACCAAGGTTTCAGAGCCAGAGGATAACGGGTACAGATCAGGAGGAGGTAATGATTATAATTATAAGAGAACGCAAGAGCCATATGTTTATCAATCCGCGGGCGCAGCCCAACAATCACACCAATCGCCTTTGAAGCCTTCCTTCATGGCCCCAAGTCCTAGACCAGTTCGAAGGCCAGATACAATTCTTGGGAAACCATTTGAAGATGTTAAGGCACACTACACGATGGGAAAAGAATTGGGTAGGGGCCAATTTGGGGTAACTTACCTCTGCGTTGAGAATTCAACTGGTCACAAGTATGCTTGCAAGTCTATATCAAAGAGCAAGCTTGTTACAAAGAATGATAAGGAGGATATAAAGAGAGAGATTCACATTATGCAGCATTTGAGCGGGCAGTCCAACATAGTTGAGTTCAAGGGGGCTTATGAGGACAGGCAGTGGGTGCACGTGGTGATGGAACTGTGTGCGGGAGGGGAGCTGTTTGATAGGATTATAGCTAAGGGGCATTACAGCGAGAGAGCCGCTGCCTCAATATGCAGGTCAATTGTGAATGTTGTCCACATTTGCCATTTTATGGGCGTGATGCATAGGGACCTCAAGCCTGAGAATTTCCTTCTCTCTAGTAATGATGAAAATGCACTTCTAAAGGCAACCGACTTTGGGCTGTCGGTTTTCATTGAAGAAG GAAAGGTATATCGAGATGTAGTTGGGAGCGCTTACTATGTTGCCCCTGAAGTATTGCGCCGCAGATATGGGAAGGAAATAGATATTTGGAGTGCAGGAATTATCTTGTATATTTTACTCAGTGGTGTGCCACCCTTCTGGGCTG AGACGGAGAAGGGGATATTTGATGCTATATTGCAAGGACAAATTGATTTTGCAAGTGAGCCATGGCCATCTATATCAAATAGTGCCAAGGACCTGGTTAAGAAGATGCTGACACCAGACCCAAAAAAGCGAATTACTTCTGCTCAAGTTCTTG AGCACCCATGGATTAGAGAAGGTGGAGAAGCATCGGACAAGCCAATAGATAGTGCAGTCCTTTCTAGGATGAAGCAATTCAGAGCCATGAACAAGCTCAAGAAACTTGCGCTGAAG GTTATTGCAGAAAATTTGTCTGAAGAAGAAATCCAAGGGTTGAAAGCAATGTTTACAAACATGGATACGGACAAAAGCGGCACTATCACTTACGAGGAATTAAGAACAGGTTTGGCACGACTGGGGTCAAAGCTCACAGAGGATGAAGTCCAGCAGCTTATGGAAGCA GCTGATGTGGACGGTAATGGGACCATTGATTACTTTGAGTTCATCACTGCTACAATGCATAGGCACAAGTTGGAAAGAGATGAACATCTTCACAAAGCATTTCAATATTTCGATAAGGATAACAGTGG GCATATCACAAGAGATGAACTAGAGATGGCTATGAAGGATTTTGGAATGGGTGATGAAGCCACTCTTAGGGAAATAATATCAGAAGTAGATACAGATAAT GATGGCAGGATCAACTACAACGAGTTTTGTGCAATGATGAGAAGCGGAACCCAACAGCCAAGCAAGCTCTTTTAG